From the Oxobacter pfennigii genome, one window contains:
- a CDS encoding GntR family transcriptional regulator, protein MKKKMSNVPIYISIAEDIKEQIMAGKLAPKDIIPSEYTLCEQYNTSRMTVRRALSTLVTDGFIYSIPGKGYFVSEPKLGKYILEFDEKKSIGVKIDEEKLLNVDIINPTIELVYNLQIPQNKRVVTIKSLFLNNGNQVAYDEKYIPYYTGIPIVEEEISLMTFKDMVSNKSSSFALKKQLKIAVNKASKDIADLLDINPNKAIVIIEQKISDENYQPVGWRKIFCRNDYFNLSAVSTKKEDI, encoded by the coding sequence GTGAAGAAAAAAATGAGTAATGTACCAATATATATTAGTATAGCTGAAGATATAAAGGAACAAATAATGGCGGGTAAACTGGCTCCTAAAGATATTATTCCAAGCGAATATACTCTTTGCGAACAATATAATACCAGTAGAATGACGGTACGTAGAGCACTAAGTACTTTAGTTACTGACGGTTTTATATACTCTATACCCGGAAAAGGCTATTTTGTCAGTGAACCAAAGCTAGGTAAGTATATTCTTGAATTCGATGAAAAGAAAAGTATTGGCGTAAAAATTGATGAAGAAAAATTACTGAATGTAGATATTATAAACCCAACAATCGAACTGGTTTATAACCTTCAAATACCGCAGAACAAAAGGGTAGTAACAATCAAATCCTTATTTTTAAATAATGGCAACCAGGTAGCCTATGACGAAAAATATATACCTTATTATACTGGTATACCTATTGTAGAAGAGGAAATATCGCTTATGACTTTTAAGGATATGGTATCAAACAAATCCTCCTCTTTTGCTCTTAAGAAGCAGCTAAAAATAGCAGTAAATAAAGCAAGTAAGGATATAGCCGATTTGCTTGATATTAATCCTAATAAAGCGATAGTAATAATTGAGCAAAAAATATCTGATGAGAATTATCAGCCGGTTGGTTGGAGAAAAATATTTTGCAGAAACGATTATTTTAATTTATCAGCAGTTTCAACAAAGAAGGAAGATATTTGA
- a CDS encoding cobalamin B12-binding domain-containing protein, with protein sequence MKDLIISAVEELNEEKVYKLVEVALDNGLSIKEIIDSVKTGMDRVGKLYEEKSYYIADLIMAGIIFKEILKMKNMQPEKDDNENTIGTIVIGTAKGDLHDIGKYIFSGIAKSENLKVIDLGTDVSSEQFISAIKKYNPDIVGISAILTLAINSMKNIIDSIESSGLRNGLKIIIGGCSVSKEVCRFVGADAYTKDASDGMKTCLKWIAEKSEEKNE encoded by the coding sequence TTGAAAGATTTAATTATTTCTGCTGTAGAAGAACTAAATGAGGAAAAGGTATATAAACTTGTAGAGGTAGCTTTAGACAACGGTTTAAGTATAAAAGAAATTATTGACAGTGTGAAAACAGGAATGGATCGTGTAGGAAAGCTTTACGAAGAAAAAAGTTATTATATAGCGGACCTTATTATGGCGGGTATCATTTTTAAAGAAATTCTTAAAATGAAAAATATGCAGCCGGAAAAAGATGATAATGAAAACACAATAGGTACAATTGTTATCGGCACTGCGAAAGGCGATCTTCATGATATTGGTAAATATATTTTTTCCGGAATTGCAAAAAGTGAAAATTTGAAAGTTATTGATTTAGGCACTGATGTATCTTCGGAACAATTTATAAGCGCAATTAAAAAATATAATCCTGATATAGTTGGCATCAGTGCAATTCTTACGTTAGCTATTAACAGCATGAAAAATATAATTGATTCTATAGAATCCTCAGGATTACGAAATGGTTTGAAAATAATAATCGGAGGCTGCTCGGTATCAAAGGAAGTTTGCAGATTTGTAGGTGCAGATGCATATACCAAAGATGCATCAGATGGGATGAAAACCTGCCTTAAATGGATAGCTGAAAAGAGTGAAGAAAAAAATGAGTAA
- the pgsA gene encoding CDP-diacylglycerol--glycerol-3-phosphate 3-phosphatidyltransferase: MNLPNKITLSRIFLVPVFMLFIIPIPEWMLTSEYLSFMHEILLDTNNFILNYGNYVAAVIFIIAASTDKVDGYIARKKNLVTKFGIFLDPIADKLLIAAALIALVQRNQINGWAAMIIISREFIITGFRLVAAGEKLVLPAGIWGKLKTVIQSVAVALALLKNYPLSLISNFRFDAFVMFLAVIITVYSGYDYIAKNSNVIKET; encoded by the coding sequence ATGAATCTTCCAAATAAAATAACACTTTCCCGTATTTTTCTTGTACCAGTATTTATGCTGTTTATAATTCCCATACCCGAATGGATGCTTACAAGTGAATATTTAAGCTTCATGCATGAGATTTTGCTGGATACCAACAATTTTATATTAAACTACGGAAACTATGTAGCGGCGGTTATTTTCATAATAGCTGCCAGCACGGACAAAGTAGACGGCTATATCGCCCGAAAGAAAAACCTGGTCACCAAATTCGGCATATTTTTAGACCCTATTGCCGATAAGCTTTTGATTGCGGCAGCGCTCATCGCCTTGGTGCAAAGGAATCAGATAAACGGCTGGGCAGCCATGATAATTATATCAAGGGAGTTTATTATAACAGGCTTCAGACTGGTGGCCGCAGGGGAAAAGCTGGTGCTGCCTGCAGGAATATGGGGTAAATTAAAGACTGTCATTCAATCAGTTGCGGTGGCATTGGCACTTTTAAAAAATTACCCTTTATCCTTGATAAGCAATTTTAGGTTCGATGCCTTTGTAATGTTTCTTGCAGTTATCATTACCGTTTACTCAGGCTATGATTACATTGCAAAGAACAGCAATGTCATTAAAGAAACATGA
- a CDS encoding GTP-binding protein produces the protein MNLIIFGGFLGSGKTSLILSLAHHIIDKSVIIDKPKLVIIENEIGETGIDDKILKSGGYSVKELFAGCICCTLSVDLTTTINDIYRNINPEWIIIECTGIAYPGMVMDSLKKYTQGIDMIKVVTVVDAERMEELTDITPVLVEKQVKDGDVVLINKIDLISEEELKKAEEHVAEINSNAKIYKVSANQDIVKGLWNEVTG, from the coding sequence ATGAATCTGATTATTTTCGGAGGTTTTTTAGGCTCGGGCAAGACCAGTCTTATATTATCCCTCGCACATCATATAATTGATAAATCGGTTATAATCGATAAACCCAAGCTTGTTATTATTGAAAATGAAATAGGTGAGACGGGGATTGACGATAAGATATTAAAATCCGGGGGATACAGCGTCAAAGAATTGTTCGCCGGCTGCATATGCTGTACCTTATCCGTTGATTTAACCACTACCATCAATGATATTTATAGAAATATAAATCCCGAGTGGATTATTATAGAGTGTACCGGCATTGCATATCCTGGAATGGTTATGGATTCATTGAAGAAATACACACAGGGAATCGACATGATAAAAGTTGTAACCGTTGTGGATGCCGAGCGCATGGAGGAGCTTACGGATATCACTCCTGTTTTGGTTGAAAAGCAGGTAAAAGACGGAGATGTGGTTTTAATAAACAAAATCGATCTTATTTCTGAAGAAGAGCTTAAAAAGGCAGAGGAGCATGTGGCTGAAATTAATTCAAATGCCAAAATTTATAAGGTTTCTGCAAATCAGGATATAGTTAAGGGTTTATGGAATGAGGTGACAGGTTAA
- a CDS encoding uroporphyrinogen decarboxylase family protein, whose amino-acid sequence MKTPQEMYDEHYARLKRAFTFEKQDRPPIAFNCDVFTTRYMGIKLAELITDTERANTLMMMGTLLFGKGEIDAGGAGSYPPGRETTTHMKLPGRELGEDELWQMNEQEIMTADDYDTIINKGYGYFKGEYSKRINGGAMVEKMKEMGPVMGRLSKVLRSIGIVSLSPVLSDVFTETFMSMRSMPEFLRDLRRIPDKVEAAFDVAIEEHIPQLRKMIQTVKPLAVFVGGSRSAFLSAKLFERFDLKYRKMIVDTAIEEGAFVNFHLDADWEPKFNYFLDFPKHKCVLTLDGTCDIFKAKKVLDGHMALQGDVPASLLTLGTPDEVYNYCMRLIKEVGPEGYILAAGCSAPPNAKKDNIEAMVCAVTGK is encoded by the coding sequence ATGAAGACTCCACAGGAAATGTACGATGAACATTATGCGAGGCTTAAAAGAGCTTTTACCTTCGAAAAACAGGACAGGCCGCCTATTGCCTTTAACTGTGATGTTTTTACCACAAGATACATGGGTATTAAATTAGCTGAACTCATAACCGATACAGAAAGAGCCAACACTCTTATGATGATGGGTACACTGCTCTTCGGAAAAGGCGAAATAGATGCCGGCGGAGCCGGCTCGTATCCTCCGGGAAGAGAAACTACAACTCATATGAAGCTCCCCGGCCGTGAGCTTGGAGAAGACGAGCTATGGCAGATGAACGAGCAGGAAATAATGACTGCTGATGATTATGATACAATCATCAACAAGGGCTACGGCTACTTCAAAGGAGAGTATTCCAAGAGAATAAACGGCGGTGCAATGGTTGAAAAAATGAAGGAAATGGGTCCTGTAATGGGGAGGCTTTCAAAGGTTTTAAGGTCGATCGGTATCGTCAGCTTAAGTCCTGTCTTATCTGACGTATTTACCGAAACCTTTATGTCCATGAGATCTATGCCTGAATTCTTAAGAGACCTTCGCCGCATCCCCGATAAGGTGGAAGCAGCTTTTGATGTTGCTATTGAAGAGCATATTCCGCAGCTTAGGAAAATGATCCAGACCGTGAAGCCTTTGGCTGTATTTGTCGGGGGCTCACGCTCTGCGTTCCTTTCAGCTAAATTGTTTGAACGCTTCGACCTTAAATACAGAAAGATGATTGTTGATACAGCTATAGAGGAAGGCGCTTTTGTTAACTTCCATCTCGATGCCGACTGGGAACCCAAGTTCAATTACTTCCTGGACTTCCCCAAACATAAATGCGTGCTTACATTGGACGGTACCTGCGATATATTTAAAGCTAAAAAGGTTTTGGACGGTCATATGGCGTTGCAAGGCGACGTTCCCGCATCCCTTTTAACTTTGGGTACTCCTGATGAAGTATACAATTATTGTATGAGGCTGATAAAAGAAGTTGGTCCTGAAGGCTACATACTTGCTGCAGGCTGCAGTGCTCCTCCTAATGCAAAGAAGGACAACATTGAAGCCATGGTTTGTGCAGTTACAGGAAAATAA
- a CDS encoding cobalamin B12-binding domain-containing protein has protein sequence MSEKLTNAMAELDEDLVFSTVKELQESGTPALEIIAALQKGMDIIGERFEAKDYFLSELILSGDVFSSAVALLGDSFSADTPKLGTVVMGTVKDDIHNIGKDIVVSLLSCNGFKVVDVGIDAPAEKFIEAINRHNPQVIGMSCLLTSCFDSMKNIIEEIDKAGLREGRKILIGGGTITGTVSEYVKADAYTNSAQQAVPLCKKLMNIA, from the coding sequence ATGTCAGAAAAATTAACAAACGCAATGGCGGAACTGGATGAAGATTTAGTGTTCAGCACAGTTAAAGAGCTTCAGGAAAGCGGGACTCCGGCTTTGGAAATCATAGCTGCACTTCAGAAAGGTATGGACATCATCGGTGAAAGATTCGAGGCCAAGGATTATTTCTTATCGGAATTGATTTTATCAGGAGACGTATTTTCAAGTGCAGTAGCTCTCTTAGGTGATTCCTTTTCAGCTGATACGCCTAAGCTAGGAACAGTTGTAATGGGTACTGTAAAGGACGACATTCACAATATAGGAAAAGACATTGTCGTTTCATTATTAAGCTGCAATGGCTTTAAAGTTGTAGACGTAGGTATTGATGCTCCCGCTGAAAAATTTATCGAAGCCATAAACCGGCACAATCCACAGGTAATAGGCATGTCTTGTCTTTTGACTTCCTGTTTTGACAGCATGAAAAACATAATTGAAGAAATCGATAAAGCAGGCTTAAGGGAAGGAAGAAAAATCTTAATTGGCGGAGGCACCATAACAGGTACAGTTTCAGAATATGTTAAGGCCGATGCTTACACCAACAGTGCACAGCAGGCAGTGCCCCTCTGCAAGAAATTGATGAATATAGCCTAA
- the acs gene encoding acetate--CoA ligase — translation MSGQTPKSSTIDTVLEEQRVFNPPERIKETAHIRSYEEYKELYDYSIKEPEAFWAKQAELVDWIKPFKKVYEGDLVEGEHKWYLGGKLNVSANCIDRHINTWRKNKAAIIWQGEKRDETRVLTYNELYNQVCRVANTLKKWGVNKGDRVALYMPMIPELAITMLACSRIGAIHNVVFGGFSADSLRDRINDSGARILITADAGFRRGAYIPLKDNADKALEGCPGVHTCIVVKHTGADINFWTQRDKWWHHEINSPDISSVCPPEAMDSEDPLFILYTSGSTGKPKGVMHTTGGYLVYTSLTMKYIFDLKEEDTFWCTADSGWITGHSYVIYGPLALGATTLMYEGLHNYPNPDRLWQVIEKYRVSIFYTAPTIIRGLMKEDEEWVKKHDLSSLRLLGTVGEPINPEAWVWYHKVVGNEKCAIVDTYWQTETGGVIITPLPGAIPTKPGSAAMPFFGIEPAIVDSNGEECDSKDGGSLIIKRPWPGLMRGVYNAPDRFRETYLTMYPGNYFTGDGARVDEDGYYWLLGRVDDVLNVSGHRLSTAEIESALVSHNKVAEAAVVGYPHDIKGEGIYAYVLLKNNAKASSELRAQLGQHVRKVIGPVASPDKIHIVEQLPKTRSGKIMRRILRKIASGEFEQLGDTSTLSNPESVDELIKTREE, via the coding sequence ATGTCAGGACAGACACCGAAATCAAGTACTATAGATACAGTTTTAGAAGAGCAAAGGGTTTTCAACCCTCCCGAGAGAATTAAGGAAACGGCACATATAAGGAGCTATGAGGAATATAAGGAGCTGTATGATTATTCCATAAAAGAGCCTGAAGCCTTCTGGGCTAAGCAGGCAGAGCTTGTGGATTGGATAAAGCCATTTAAAAAAGTTTACGAGGGAGACCTTGTTGAAGGTGAACACAAATGGTATTTAGGCGGGAAATTAAATGTGTCTGCAAACTGTATAGACCGGCACATCAATACCTGGAGAAAGAACAAAGCGGCAATTATCTGGCAGGGCGAAAAAAGGGATGAGACAAGGGTTTTAACCTATAACGAATTATATAATCAGGTATGCCGCGTTGCAAATACTTTAAAAAAATGGGGAGTAAATAAGGGAGACAGGGTGGCATTATATATGCCAATGATTCCCGAACTTGCCATAACAATGCTGGCTTGTTCGCGAATAGGTGCCATACACAACGTTGTTTTCGGAGGTTTCAGCGCCGACAGCTTAAGAGACAGAATAAACGACTCGGGTGCCAGAATACTCATTACAGCCGATGCCGGTTTCAGAAGAGGTGCATACATTCCGCTGAAGGATAATGCAGACAAGGCATTGGAAGGCTGTCCGGGAGTGCACACCTGCATAGTTGTAAAGCATACAGGTGCGGATATTAATTTCTGGACTCAAAGGGATAAATGGTGGCATCATGAGATAAATTCTCCGGATATATCATCAGTATGTCCGCCGGAGGCTATGGATTCGGAGGATCCATTATTCATACTGTACACATCGGGCAGCACTGGAAAGCCTAAAGGGGTTATGCATACAACAGGGGGATATCTTGTATATACTTCCTTGACCATGAAATATATATTTGACTTAAAGGAAGAGGACACATTCTGGTGCACGGCAGACAGCGGCTGGATTACCGGGCATTCTTATGTGATATACGGCCCTCTTGCATTAGGCGCCACCACCCTTATGTATGAGGGACTTCACAATTACCCTAACCCTGACAGGTTGTGGCAGGTGATTGAAAAATACAGAGTAAGCATTTTCTATACAGCACCTACAATTATAAGGGGCCTGATGAAAGAAGATGAGGAATGGGTCAAAAAGCATGATTTATCAAGCTTGAGGCTTTTAGGTACTGTAGGAGAGCCAATAAACCCTGAGGCCTGGGTTTGGTATCATAAAGTGGTAGGCAATGAAAAATGCGCCATTGTGGATACCTATTGGCAGACTGAAACAGGCGGTGTAATAATTACTCCCCTTCCGGGAGCAATCCCCACAAAGCCAGGTTCTGCAGCAATGCCTTTTTTTGGAATTGAACCGGCAATTGTGGATTCCAACGGTGAAGAATGTGACTCCAAAGACGGCGGCAGCCTTATAATAAAGCGTCCCTGGCCGGGACTTATGAGGGGTGTATATAACGCACCTGACCGTTTCAGGGAAACTTACCTTACAATGTATCCCGGCAATTATTTTACAGGAGACGGAGCCCGTGTTGACGAAGACGGATATTACTGGCTGTTAGGCAGGGTAGATGATGTGCTTAACGTATCGGGACACCGCTTAAGTACAGCCGAAATTGAAAGCGCACTGGTAAGCCATAATAAAGTAGCAGAAGCTGCAGTTGTAGGATATCCTCATGATATAAAAGGCGAAGGAATTTACGCATATGTACTTTTGAAGAATAATGCCAAAGCCAGCAGCGAACTAAGAGCACAATTAGGCCAGCATGTCCGCAAGGTCATAGGGCCTGTTGCCAGCCCGGATAAAATTCACATAGTAGAGCAGCTCCCCAAAACAAGAAGCGGTAAAATAATGAGGCGTATTTTAAGAAAAATTGCTTCAGGTGAATTTGAACAATTAGGAGATACTTCTACTTTATCCAATCCTGAATCTGTAGATGAACTTATAAAAACCAGAGAAGAATAA